The sequence gaaatacttacTGTATACTATTATGacttagactttttttttgcgatataattttctttgatcacatgatgtgaAATCAAAACTCTAAAGGATGTTCATTTATAaattatacacacatatatacttttttttctcaatcctaaaattctaactgatgcaaaaccttttggccacagctgtacaatcAATGTGAGATTCAACATAAGCgagtaaaaaacacacacacacaaaatttgacactttttttacatttctccaAACATCAGGCATAACGATATCTCTTTATTTCTTTAGTGTTTGACGTCATAGTGTCGACATGCGTACAGAATTCAACAGCCGTGTCCAGACGACGAGACAGACGAAGAGAAGGACAGCCCTTTTGCTGCACAaactaaacaaaattaaatcacaaGCTTTCCGGACCTCcagaggtctcttcttcaggagAAAGTAGGACAAATAAAACGTTACTACTTTCACGTGAAGGACAGACCTTTGAGGCTTGCGATTCATTTTAGTTTAGTGCAATAAAAGGGATCTCTTTGTCTAGCCTGTATCTCGTAACACTCTGCAACACAGGGAGTTCGAACGAATTAGAGTACATTTTTGTGTGCGTTGTTTGCAGCATTAGGAGAtcaaatatatagatagatagatatactgaTTAAGTCATTGGCTAGATTTCCCCCTCAGTCCCGGCTGGGTTCTCTCCACAGAGCTTTTTGCGCGTCTGGCATTTATGATTCTTCAATTGGTTATCGAAAGTAAAGCTCTTGTCGCAGTGGGCACAGCGgtacggcttctctcctgtgtgaatgcggcCGTGCCTCTTCAGGGTGCCTCTCTGGCTGAAGCTTTTCCCACACTGGGCACAGCGGTAGggcttctctcccgtgtgaatgaGCCGGTGCTTCTTGCAATTCCACAAATCCccgaagctcttcccacagtcggaGCAGCGGTACggcttctctcccgtgtgaaccCGCCGGTGGTTTTTAAGCAGCTCCGAGCGGCTGAAGCTTTTCCGGCACTCCGGGCAGCTGTAAGGTTTCTCCCCGGTGTGGGAGACGCGGTGTTGCTTGAGCCCGTCCGAGTGCTTGAAGGTTTTGTCGCAGTCGGGGCAGCTGTACGGTGTCTCTCCGCTGTGGACCCGCCTGTGTTTTTTCAAGTGCCCCGCTTGGGtgaaactcttcccgcagtcTGGGCAGACGTACGGCTTCTCTCCCGTGTGGATTCTCCAGTGTCGGCGGAGGTGGCCCGCGTGATTGAAACTTTTCCCACATTCGGTGCAGCGGTAACCCCGGGACAAATTTTCCGGGAGGAGGTTGGCGGTTGAGGATTGAGTTTCTgtgtcttcctcttcctcttcctccttgtCATCATCTTCTTCTCCCTCGCTTTTAATGATGACAGTTATGATCTCTTCTGGTTTAACTGGTGAAGAGATCTCTTCTGAAGCAGTTACAGGTTGTGGATCAAGAGCCTCTTCTTTGATGTGAATTGGCTCCATGCTTGATCCTgcaggggggggtggggggggggacccGAAACAATACCAGCTGTTAGAAAGTCTTGTGTTTTCGTTTTTCTCTAACACTGTGGCACATTCGGAGCTTCAAAATGGTAATCTCTGTATCTCTAAGTCAACATCACAGCacaggggccctacaactgaacccTCTATCTCTCACAGAGCTAAGGAGACAGTTCCACAGCACAAGGACCCTACAAATGAACCCTCTATCTCTTACAGAGCTAAGGAGACAGTTCCACAGCACAAGGACCCTACAAATGAACCCTCTATCTCTTACAGAGCTAAGGAGACAGTTCCACAGCACAAGGACCCTACAACTGAACCCTCTATCTCTTACAGAGCTAAGGAGACAGTTCCACAGCACAAGGACCCTACAACTGAACCCTCTATCTCTCACAGAGCCAGGGAGACAGTTCCACAGCACAGGGACCCTACAACTGAACCCTCTATCTCTCACAGAGCTAGGGAGACAGTTCCACAGCAAAGGGTGAAGCACGACGGTCAGATATTTCAGAACCACGGCCAGCGACTGGCAAGCTTGTCTCTCGTTTAGATCATTACAGGTCTGTCATCTTTCATGTAAAATAAAacgtgatttattattattattattattattattattattattattattattattattattattattatcattattattattattattatgacaaatCCCATAATTAAGTTACCAATTATTTGTTGTATTCAAATTGTCAGGtaaaatattctgtttatatagaGTAACAGATTAGCAAATAAGTACACTGATCAATTAttaataaatgttatatataaatatatatattagctcaaagagccagctgcccaacgtttcgatatgttgtccatatctttctcaagggagcctgtgtttgaatcaaaacattagaGGTatttcaaatccatgatttattcttacatgatgtcatggtgttctatatattgtgacatcatctctacttctatctttgaatctgtattaattctaattaacactactttatataaacttatatctttattatatcatgcaatgctggctctgaggatcagtcttgatttggcttccccagcgtatatatatatatatatatacactttccTTTAGTCTTCTATTGTGTAcgttatctaattttatttagacagacagacaggcagatagacagacagatagataaatagatatagctagatagagacagacacatagacacacagacagagatacagatagatagagagacagagagatagagatcGAAATGCAAAcagtttatagatagatagatagatagatagatagatagatagatagatagataaagacagacagataaataaatagacagacagacagacacatagacagatagacagatacagataatcaaatagatagatagatcaaaatgcaaacacagtgtacagatagatagatacatagagagatagatcgatagacagatagatagatagatagatagatagatagatagatagatgcccGTTCATTTTATATAGCAGTACTGCGTTACATACAGTTACCCGTTCCCTGATTTTCATGAACCCTGCCACACAACATAACCGTCCCAACCATACAATTATTTAAATGCTTCATAATCATCAACGGTTTCcacgttttaataataataaaaaaaaaacgatttagcTTCTCTCGTACTCCTGAAAGAATGGTTTGGATTTTATATAGTAAATGATTTTATATAGAGCAGCAGTAATAACATGACCACATCTCTCCGTAAAATAAACTCATGTCTTaagatgtattttaatattacgATATTATAACAGAACAACTATTTCTCTTTGGATTTTAAATAGTATTAGTGCCATTGCAGTTATCGtcttacctttttttaaattaatatatatgcatatacttatatatatatatatgtatattctcTTCTCTCCCGGCAGACTGACAGCCGAATTCCTCTTCCGGTTGACTGCGTGTTGTCAAGGAGAAAAGTGGGGGAACGTGTTTACAGCGCATGACGGACCGCAAGTGCTTCTGGGAGTTGGAGTTTTTAACTGCCTCGTTGTAGTCCGGTTAGGTAGTAGGATTTTTTGTTCTTtccagaaaattatttattttttttatttatgacgACTGAGGACTGTAATCGCTATATGAACAATTAACCAAATAAATATTTTGCcactgaaaaaaaactgaacaaaacaaaaagatgcaTGTGTTGCcgtaatcagagagagagagagagagagagagagagagagagagggattctgtttaatagagggagggggcactgtttaatatagagggggaagggggtactgtttgatatagaggggaagggagggattctgtttactatattaatatagagggaggagggatactgtttagtatttaaaaaaaatatttgtctatatatttgagtcggttatgccatgtatgtccTTTGGCAACACAgttctttttattgtcatgccaataaagccaatttgaatttgaatttgagagagagagagagagagagagagagagagagagagagagagagagggtgcagTAGCGAGATCCTAGCACTTGGTGGCACCAAAGTCAAGTAAAACACTAATAAAGTTATTCAAACGTCAATAgaagaatacaatacaatacaatacaatacaatataatacaatacaatacaaatgtacctTTTGTATAAAGCCTCCCTCCGAAGGTTTAATGACAGGTAAGCCAAACACACAAGGAATTAGACAGGACCATCTTCACAACGGATTCATCATAATGAAACCAAAGCTGAATATGATTAAAGCATTGATACTGTTATGAactttaaaatacacacacagtgTGAACAGGAGAATATGTCCATATAGGTCTACAGAGATGGTTATtaacaatgaaagctgctgaataatgttcccttgttaacatattgaattccaccccctctatatagaatgaactccctcagcttcatagagtccaatgaaagctgctgaataatgttcccttgttaacatattgaattccacaccctctatatagaatgaactccctcagcttcatagagtccaatgaaagctgctgaataatgttcccttgttaacatattgaattgcaccccctctatatagaatgaactccctcagcttcatagagtccaatgaaagctgctgaataatgttcccttgttaacatattgaattccacaccctctatatagaatggactccctcagcttcatagagtccaatgaaagctgctgaataatgttcccttgttaacatattgaattccacaccctctatatagaatgaactccctcagcttcatagagtccaatgaaagctgctgaataatgttcccttgttaacatattgaattccaccccctctatatagaatgaactccctcagcttcagagtccaatgaaagctgctgaatctTGTTaacatttgactttttttaatgcaatatcattttgtagtttattttcatttaaatgacgTTAAATAGAAGATCTCAATTAGGTTtctatagtttttttcttttcttttttaattgtgtcttaatcctaaaattctagttttTGGCTTTAACTTTACATTAGATACATTTACATGGTatctaattacaatgttattagaattacattgtaactgcagtttaatatcactagactagactggactggaatcacattgtaactgcagtttaatatcactagactggactggaattacattgtaactgcagtttaatatcactagactggactggaattacattgtaactgcagtttaatatcactagactggactggactggaattacattgtaactgcagtttaatatcactagactggactggactggaattacattgtactgcagtttaatatcactagactagactggaattacattgtaactgcagtttaatatcactagactgggctggactggaattacattgtaactgcagtttaatatcactagactagactggactggaatgacattgtaactgcagtttaatatcactagactggactggaattacattgtaactgcagtttaatatcactagactggactggaattacattgtaactgcagtttaatatcactagactagactggactggaattacattgtaactgcagtttaatatcactagactggactggaattacattgcagggctggtaataagactcctgttccacagcagtgtcacccagtccaggttttactaccagcttgatcagcccccagtgtgtctagctaacaagctcaggtgtgtcttattattaaactcctagtgaaaccaggaatggatcacactgctgtgcagacctgagcttgttacctagacacactggagctaattaagctcctagtaaaacctggactgggtgacactgctgtgaaaTATTTCATGTCTGAACTGGAAAGAGGCGTGACAGAGGGTGTGTGTTGGTCCGGCTGCTCCGAGAGACATCAGAGTGGATCGGCAATGGCGAAGGGGAAAAAGGTGGGTTGAACAAGTGTGGGATGAACTTAAAGGATCGTCATGGCGACCCTCTGCACTGAATTAATGAGGGTTGTGGAGTCGAGGCTGTGATCAGATTCCTAATAAAATGTACAGGGGATCTGGTTGAGaagaaggtatatatatatatattacaattgttacatgatatcacattatttttacatacaattacattattttttacacattatttttacatacaattccccatttatacagttgggtttttactggagcaatctaggtaaagtaccttgctcaagggtacagcagcagtgtccccccacctgggattgaacccacgaccctccggtcaagagtccagagccctaacc comes from Acipenser ruthenus unplaced genomic scaffold, fAciRut3.2 maternal haplotype, whole genome shotgun sequence and encodes:
- the LOC131696663 gene encoding zinc finger protein 572-like, translated to MEPIHIKEEALDPQPVTASEEISSPVKPEEIITVIIKSEGEEDDDKEEEEEEDTETQSSTANLLPENLSRGYRCTECGKSFNHAGHLRRHWRIHTGEKPYVCPDCGKSFTQAGHLKKHRRVHSGETPYSCPDCDKTFKHSDGLKQHRVSHTGEKPYSCPECRKSFSRSELLKNHRRVHTGEKPYRCSDCGKSFGDLWNCKKHRLIHTGEKPYRCAQCGKSFSQRGTLKRHGRIHTGEKPYRCAHCDKSFTFDNQLKNHKCQTRKKLCGENPAGTEGEI